Part of the Nitrospirota bacterium genome is shown below.
ATACAAATCGAATTGGTCATAGAAAGGTAACAAAAGTTGAGAGCCTTCGTTCTATTGCGTCAGTTATTAAAGATTTTCAGTTTTTTACATGTGAGAAATGGCAGCTTGCAAGTGACCGTCAAGGCTCAGGCAATACTGCTAACATCGGCTCAATCACCTGTATTGATGATATTTTTAAAGGGAATGGAGTTTTTGCAAAGCTGGGGGAAGATTGGTTTGATGAATACTGGATGAACTACGGATTAACTACTATGAAGCGAAAAGGTAAAACCATTACGATTCGTCGTCTCGAAGACTTCATTGATTTTAAGCGTGGTGATAAAAAAATGATAGTGCCTATGGTTACCAGAAAACAGAAGAAGGATGAATGATGCGTATAATTATTCCTCCAATTAAGAGTCAAGGCATCAAAACGAAACTTGTACCGTGGATTCGGGCATTGGTGCCATCTGTTACCGGTCGCTGGATAGAGCCTTTTATTGGAACAGGTGTTGTAGCCGTTAACTCCGGGTTCCGACAAGCATTACTTAGTGATACCAATCCACACATTATTAGATTCTATGGAGATATTCAGAAAGGCAAAATAATGCCATCGGCTGTTAGAAAATATTTAGAAACAGAAGGCGAAAAACTTCAGAAGGCTGGAAGTAATGGTTACGACCACTTTAACTTTATTAGAGATCGCTTCAACAGAGAACATGATCCTCTGGATTTTTTATTTTTAACCAGGGCTGGCTTTAATGGCATGATGCGCTTCAATAAAAAAGGTGGGTGGAACATCCCTTTTTGTCAAAAGCCAAAACGTTTTAGTAAGGCGTACATAACTAAGATAGTTAACCAAGTGCATGATGTCGCATGTCTCATTCAACCGGAATGGATATTTCTTAATAAATCTTTTCAAGAAGTGATTTTAGAAGCAACAGAAAATGATATTATTTACTGCGACCCTCCATACGCAGGCCGTTACGTTGATTACTATAACGGCTGGACAGAAGATGATGAAGGTCGTTTATTTGAACTTTTATCGTCCACAAAAGCGCGTTTTATCCTGTCTACATGGCATCATAATGATTACCGCGAAAATGAAATGGTGCATAAGTATTGGCGGCGCTTTAATATCGTTACAAAAGATCATTTTTATCATTCAGGCGGCAAAATAGAGAACAGGCGGTCAATTGTCGAGGCGTTAGTTTATAACTTTCCTGCAAGTATAAAAAGGCACAATCATGACATTGAACCGAAA
Proteins encoded:
- a CDS encoding Dam family site-specific DNA-(adenine-N6)-methyltransferase, which translates into the protein MRIIIPPIKSQGIKTKLVPWIRALVPSVTGRWIEPFIGTGVVAVNSGFRQALLSDTNPHIIRFYGDIQKGKIMPSAVRKYLETEGEKLQKAGSNGYDHFNFIRDRFNREHDPLDFLFLTRAGFNGMMRFNKKGGWNIPFCQKPKRFSKAYITKIVNQVHDVACLIQPEWIFLNKSFQEVILEATENDIIYCDPPYAGRYVDYYNGWTEDDEGRLFELLSSTKARFILSTWHHNDYRENEMVHKYWRRFNIVTKDHFYHSGGKIENRRSIVEALVYNFPASIKRHNHDIEPKAEQLVLCEERERYITQQLNRVDVI